A genomic segment from Desulfurella amilsii encodes:
- a CDS encoding type II secretion system F family protein, whose amino-acid sequence MAYFRWKGTINNVKRKGEVTAGSKEDAIIKLKKQNINVLSIKQSAPPIELDFLNNAKPKDIMIMTKQLSIMLNAGIPIVSAFNILIEQIKNPKLKKIIRNIKENIEAGSSFSNALREHKDIFSDLYINMVESGEASGNLDVVLQRLVITMEKDLELKRKLKGALIYPTMVSIVAVGVIALILTFVIPTFSKMYADSGMQLPLLTRMVIGASNFLRDYIIIILLIIAIIIGAFVIAKKKSIKFRTYIDSVLLKLPLLGTLILKTSIARFSSILSMLTSGGVSILEAIDIGAKTSGNLIIENALNKVKESVKEGSNLSEPISKAGIFPDMVSQMISVGEETGKLEDMLVKVSQYYEEEVDNSVKNLTTMLEPIIIVFLGVIVGTLVIAMYLPIFKMGQAIKGG is encoded by the coding sequence ATGGCGTATTTTAGGTGGAAAGGCACCATAAATAATGTGAAGCGAAAAGGCGAAGTTACGGCAGGCAGCAAAGAAGACGCTATAATAAAGTTAAAAAAGCAAAATATCAATGTTTTGTCAATAAAACAGTCAGCGCCACCAATTGAGCTAGATTTTTTAAACAATGCTAAACCAAAAGATATTATGATTATGACAAAGCAACTCTCTATAATGTTAAACGCCGGTATTCCTATAGTTTCAGCATTCAACATCCTTATTGAACAGATAAAAAACCCTAAATTAAAAAAAATTATAAGAAACATAAAAGAAAATATTGAAGCCGGCTCTTCTTTTTCTAATGCGCTAAGAGAACACAAAGATATATTTTCGGACTTATACATAAATATGGTGGAGTCAGGTGAAGCAAGTGGTAACTTGGATGTTGTACTGCAAAGACTTGTGATTACTATGGAAAAAGATCTAGAACTCAAACGCAAACTCAAAGGCGCTTTGATTTACCCCACTATGGTTAGCATAGTAGCCGTTGGTGTTATTGCTTTAATATTAACATTCGTAATACCTACATTTAGCAAAATGTATGCAGACAGCGGTATGCAATTACCATTACTAACTCGCATGGTAATTGGAGCAAGCAATTTTTTAAGAGACTATATAATAATTATACTTCTAATTATTGCTATCATTATTGGCGCTTTTGTTATTGCAAAAAAGAAAAGTATCAAGTTTAGGACATATATAGACTCTGTCTTGCTTAAGCTGCCTTTGCTTGGTACACTTATACTAAAAACATCGATTGCGCGCTTTTCTTCAATTTTATCAATGCTTACCTCAGGTGGTGTGAGCATTCTTGAAGCCATAGATATTGGTGCAAAAACCTCTGGCAACCTTATTATAGAAAATGCTTTAAACAAAGTAAAAGAATCGGTAAAAGAAGGATCTAATCTATCAGAACCTATATCAAAAGCAGGGATTTTCCCAGATATGGTATCTCAAATGATCTCGGTTGGCGAAGAAACTGGAAAGTTAGAAGACATGCTTGTTAAAGTATCCCAATATTATGAAGAAGAAGTAGACAACAGTGTTAAAAATCTAACAACAATGCTAGAGCCTATAATAATAGTATTTTTAGGTGTCATAGTAGGAACGCTTGTTATAGCAATGTATTTACCAATATTTAAAATGGGACAGGCAATCAAGGGCGGATAG
- the cysK gene encoding cysteine synthase A, whose translation MKIIETLGKTPLVELNVKFDTNARLFAKLETKNPTFSVKDRAAYFMIKDAIDSGKLKQGMQIIEPTSGNTGIALSFLGRVFGFGVNTVMPESMSKERIALMELFGAKVILTSAKLGTKGSIDKANELLKASDKFFMPDQFNNPSNPKAHEQTTGPEIFNALNGNIDVFVSVVGTGGTITGVSRFLKKVKKDCISVAVEPQNSPAISSFLKNIDYTPKPHSIQGIGAGFVPGNLDLGLIDRVELVEDEEAIEYSKYLSQKEGILAGISSGANFAVACRLAKTQEFRDKNIVFVVCDSLTRYLSTFAIRP comes from the coding sequence ATGAAAATCATTGAGACGTTGGGGAAAACGCCATTAGTAGAGCTAAACGTTAAATTTGATACAAATGCTAGGCTTTTTGCGAAACTTGAAACAAAAAACCCAACTTTTTCTGTAAAAGATAGAGCGGCATATTTTATGATTAAAGATGCTATCGATAGCGGCAAACTAAAACAAGGGATGCAAATAATTGAGCCAACAAGCGGTAACACCGGTATTGCACTATCGTTTTTAGGTAGGGTGTTTGGCTTTGGTGTAAATACCGTAATGCCAGAATCAATGAGTAAAGAACGCATTGCTCTAATGGAGTTATTCGGCGCAAAAGTAATTTTAACAAGCGCTAAATTGGGCACGAAAGGTTCGATTGATAAGGCAAATGAGCTTCTAAAGGCCTCTGATAAATTTTTTATGCCAGACCAGTTTAACAACCCATCAAACCCTAAAGCCCATGAACAAACTACGGGCCCAGAAATATTCAACGCTTTAAATGGCAATATTGATGTTTTTGTAAGCGTCGTGGGCACAGGCGGGACGATAACCGGTGTTTCAAGATTTTTAAAAAAAGTTAAAAAAGATTGTATTAGTGTAGCTGTTGAGCCACAAAATAGCCCAGCTATAAGCTCTTTTTTAAAAAACATTGACTATACTCCAAAGCCCCATTCAATCCAGGGCATTGGGGCAGGTTTTGTACCGGGAAATCTGGATTTAGGTCTTATTGATAGGGTTGAGCTAGTAGAAGATGAAGAAGCCATAGAGTATAGCAAATATCTATCCCAAAAAGAAGGGATTTTAGCAGGCATATCAAGTGGTGCAAATTTTGCAGTAGCTTGCAGATTGGCAAAAACGCAAGAGTTTAGGGATAAAAATATAGTTTTTGTTGTGTGTGATAGCTTGACGCGTTATTTAAGCACTTTTGCTATCCGCCCTTGA
- the hisIE gene encoding bifunctional phosphoribosyl-AMP cyclohydrolase/phosphoribosyl-ATP diphosphatase HisIE, with amino-acid sequence MEIFEIVKFDQNGFVPVITQDFYNKEVLMFAYANKEALQKTVETGYAHYFSRSRKQLWKKGEESGNIQKIKQILFDCDEDCVLYKVEQIGCACHTFHRSCFFREYFRGQVIEIEPQLGENFKETVYNVQNSTLNELYETILQRKNDMPQNSYTAKLFSSGVEKIAKKINEETLEFLFALKENDASHIIYEASDCLYHLLVGLAYRKIPLDAILEELKRRKNFSGEFEKKTR; translated from the coding sequence ATGGAAATTTTTGAGATAGTTAAGTTTGACCAAAATGGATTTGTTCCTGTTATTACACAAGACTTTTACAATAAAGAAGTACTGATGTTTGCATATGCAAACAAAGAAGCTTTACAAAAAACGGTTGAAACAGGATATGCCCATTACTTTTCAAGAAGTAGAAAACAACTATGGAAAAAAGGAGAGGAAAGTGGCAATATTCAAAAGATAAAGCAGATACTATTTGACTGCGACGAAGATTGCGTGCTTTACAAAGTAGAGCAAATTGGTTGCGCATGCCATACATTTCATAGAAGTTGCTTTTTTAGAGAGTATTTTAGGGGACAAGTCATAGAAATAGAGCCTCAACTTGGCGAAAACTTTAAAGAGACTGTTTACAATGTACAAAACTCTACGCTAAACGAATTATACGAAACGATACTGCAAAGAAAAAACGATATGCCACAAAATTCATATACTGCTAAACTATTTTCATCTGGCGTAGAAAAAATCGCAAAAAAAATAAACGAAGAGACATTAGAATTTTTATTTGCATTAAAAGAAAACGATGCTTCACATATTATATACGAAGCAAGTGATTGTTTGTATCATTTATTGGTTGGACTTGCTTACAGAAAAATACCTTTGGATGCAATTCTAGAAGAATTAAAACGCAGAAAAAATTTTTCTGGCGAATTTGAAAAAAAGACGAGATGA
- a CDS encoding glycosyltransferase translates to MNVAIILDETWNSSLTFLGKVFLEILNKSCQVSLLCQQDSYIDKAVKTNKYYIKNLRTKNPINFFRNLNQIRNYFNDIKPQLVFTIRGDATFYACLLKKHNNFKLVRIFGESRKPKLNRHCVDYVFLSPKKFENFINIPHKVINGVVDTKKFTYKKEGALKIRKEFGIDDSAFVYGFIGRTSPVKGISLLLEAFSKLTRQAKLFMLVYETEIKINDLLQKIKQLNLQDCVIIESNYRDDVKDIISAFDVGVVSSIGSEAIARTSLEYLSAGKPCIVTDVGCLAEVVSQDCAIVCKPNVASLYQALNDIQSKNLTQMGQSALKNAQMYSMESLKFLIDEALNEIQNL, encoded by the coding sequence ATGAATGTAGCAATCATACTGGATGAAACGTGGAATAGTTCTTTAACATTTTTAGGGAAAGTTTTTTTGGAAATCTTAAACAAGTCTTGCCAGGTATCGCTTTTGTGTCAACAGGATAGCTATATTGATAAAGCTGTAAAAACTAACAAATACTATATAAAAAATTTGCGCACAAAAAATCCCATAAATTTTTTTAGAAATTTGAATCAAATAAGGAATTATTTCAATGACATAAAACCACAGCTTGTTTTTACTATCAGGGGTGATGCAACATTTTACGCATGCTTATTAAAAAAACATAATAATTTTAAATTAGTTAGAATATTTGGGGAAAGCAGAAAACCTAAGCTTAACAGACACTGCGTGGATTACGTGTTTTTAAGCCCAAAAAAGTTTGAAAATTTTATAAACATACCACATAAAGTAATAAATGGCGTAGTTGATACAAAAAAATTTACTTATAAAAAAGAGGGGGCTCTAAAGATAAGAAAAGAGTTTGGTATTGATGATTCTGCATTTGTATATGGCTTTATAGGCAGAACATCGCCTGTTAAAGGTATATCTTTGCTCCTTGAGGCTTTTTCAAAGCTAACACGCCAGGCAAAACTTTTTATGCTTGTATACGAAACAGAGATAAAAATAAACGATTTACTGCAAAAAATTAAACAATTAAATTTGCAAGATTGTGTTATAATAGAAAGCAACTATAGAGATGACGTAAAAGATATTATCAGCGCTTTTGATGTAGGTGTTGTAAGCTCAATTGGTTCAGAAGCCATCGCGCGTACAAGCCTAGAATATTTATCAGCGGGCAAGCCCTGCATCGTAACTGATGTTGGTTGTTTAGCTGAAGTAGTTAGTCAAGACTGTGCAATTGTATGCAAACCAAATGTAGCAAGCCTATATCAAGCACTAAATGATATTCAAAGCAAAAACTTAACTCAGATGGGTCAATCAGCTTTGAAAAATGCGCAAATGTATTCTATGGAAAGTCTAAAGTTTTTGATAGATGAGGCTTTAAATGAAATTCAAAATTTATAA
- a CDS encoding aspartate aminotransferase family protein yields MDVFEQSDKYIANTYRRAKVYFSNGKGVYLYDENGNEYLDFLAGIAVNILGHSHEIVTKTICEQSKKLIHVSNLYYIKEQAQLAQMLVEHSCTDKAFFCNSGAEANEAAIKLARLYGKNRKTILTFEHSFHGRTITTLSATGQKKYQEGFEPLTPGFIYAKYNDIDDFYNKINKDVCAVMIEFIQGEGGINQAQNEFIKEAVNYCQKNDILIIDDEIQSGMGRTSKFFAYELYDCTPDIITMAKGLAAGIPIGAMLAKEHVASFFTPGSHGSTFGGNPFTSKVASEVLNFIFSNNVLSHVKDMGDYFIRQLLSLKDKKASIKSVKGVGLIVGISIDKPCEEIIEKALENKILIGKAGSDTLRFEPPLIVERQHINKLIEFLDSIL; encoded by the coding sequence ATGGATGTTTTTGAACAATCAGATAAATACATAGCCAACACTTATCGCAGGGCAAAGGTTTACTTTAGCAATGGCAAAGGCGTATACTTATATGATGAAAATGGCAATGAATATTTAGATTTTTTGGCAGGCATTGCGGTGAACATACTGGGACATTCGCACGAAATTGTAACAAAAACGATATGCGAACAATCAAAAAAACTTATTCATGTATCAAACCTTTATTACATAAAAGAACAAGCCCAATTAGCACAAATGCTAGTGGAGCACTCATGCACTGATAAAGCATTTTTTTGCAACTCAGGCGCAGAGGCAAATGAAGCAGCTATCAAACTTGCGCGTTTGTATGGAAAAAATAGAAAAACCATCCTGACATTTGAGCATTCATTTCACGGAAGAACCATTACAACACTATCAGCAACAGGTCAAAAAAAATACCAGGAGGGTTTTGAGCCTCTAACACCAGGTTTCATATACGCAAAATACAACGACATAGATGATTTCTACAATAAAATAAACAAAGATGTATGCGCTGTTATGATAGAGTTTATACAAGGTGAAGGTGGCATAAATCAGGCGCAAAATGAATTTATAAAAGAAGCAGTAAACTACTGTCAAAAAAACGATATATTGATAATTGACGATGAAATCCAAAGCGGCATGGGCAGAACTTCGAAGTTTTTTGCCTATGAGCTCTATGATTGCACACCAGATATAATAACAATGGCAAAAGGACTGGCAGCAGGCATACCCATTGGCGCTATGCTTGCAAAAGAGCATGTAGCATCTTTCTTCACACCAGGATCTCACGGATCTACATTTGGTGGCAACCCATTTACCTCTAAAGTGGCAAGTGAAGTTCTAAATTTTATTTTTAGCAACAATGTTTTATCCCATGTAAAAGATATGGGCGATTATTTCATCAGGCAGCTATTGAGTTTAAAAGACAAAAAAGCTTCTATAAAATCTGTAAAAGGCGTAGGTCTAATAGTGGGTATATCAATTGATAAGCCGTGTGAAGAAATTATTGAGAAAGCTTTAGAAAATAAAATATTAATTGGCAAAGCTGGAAGCGATACACTCAGGTTTGAACCACCTTTAATCGTAGAAAGACAACATATAAATAAATTGATCGAGTTTTTAGATTCTATATTATGA
- a CDS encoding phosphatidylglycerophosphatase A has protein sequence MKFEDDIQKVSDIIATVFGIGYTAYAPGTIGSLFGILIYMFLKEASLSIYLLTVSCLFVVGTIASEIVESAYNIKDPSFVIIDEVVGMLVTLAFVSYSFWAVWVGFLFFRIIDISKIPPLNFLERIGGGLGIMLDDLAGGLMAGILLYIIFK, from the coding sequence ATGAAATTTGAAGATGACATCCAAAAAGTTTCGGATATTATAGCTACTGTCTTTGGCATAGGCTACACAGCATACGCACCTGGCACAATAGGGTCTTTGTTTGGAATTTTGATATATATGTTTTTAAAAGAAGCTTCGCTTAGTATTTATTTACTGACTGTATCTTGTTTGTTTGTAGTTGGCACAATTGCCAGCGAAATTGTGGAAAGTGCTTATAATATAAAAGACCCTTCCTTTGTAATCATTGATGAAGTGGTAGGCATGCTTGTAACCTTAGCCTTTGTGAGTTATTCTTTTTGGGCTGTATGGGTGGGTTTCTTATTTTTTAGGATTATTGATATATCAAAAATTCCACCGCTCAATTTTTTGGAGCGCATAGGCGGGGGCCTTGGGATTATGCTTGATGATCTAGCAGGCGGCTTAATGGCTGGCATTTTGCTCTATATTATATTCAAATGA